The Budorcas taxicolor isolate Tak-1 chromosome 2, Takin1.1, whole genome shotgun sequence nucleotide sequence TATCCGAATGTCTTGTGAACGTATTTCTGCAAGTAACCTTTTTGGCCGTGCCATGCggcatctcagttccctgaccagggagtgaacccgagCCATaccagtgaaagcccagaatccttaTCACTAGGTGGTAAGTTACAAgtgctggcctgctgcagtccatggcgtcccaaagagttggacacgactgagccaccgaACTGAAGTTAAGTGTGTCAGAAAATCCTTCCCTGTTGCTCTACTTTGTCCTTATTTTTGTTGTAAATGAACCTGAAGTTTTGATTACTTTTCACCAAATACATACAGTTCTTTTAATATAAGGAAACCTTCTGTTTTTGTAACATGATTGTAAATACATTCAAATCCACATTTACACATACCTTGACACAGCAGTCAACACATGATTGTGATACCAAGGCTTCCAAACGAAAAGCTCTTACCTAACTAACTGTTgtttaaagggggaaaaatctTGTTATTTTCAGTCGAACACATCAAATTAGTTTACGCTCTATGTGCGTGTTGCAGTCTGTCTTGGGTACTTCAACGTAAACAGCAAAACCAGGTTCTTATGGTGCCGATCCACAAacagtccagtccagttcagaTGTTTAAATGAatctatgtattctttttattaagGACTGGATAAGTTGACATAATGGAAACACGTAAATTACACTGACCGCATGACTACTGTCCTAAGCCATTACAATAGTTTACTGACAGTAACTTGGCAAGAATAAAGTAACTTGGAAAATAACTTAATCCAGCAGTAGAATAAAAACATCATCAGTAGTACTGAAtctctctctcatatatatatatctatatataggtTTAGCACAATCAGGGAGCAAGGCACATAATGAAATGAGTGTACATTTtaagtagaagaaaataatagcaacaaagCTGAAAGAAAAACTGTCACTTCATCTTTACCGAGCTGTGCATAATCATCTGAATAATGTCCTCTATCCTGTACTTTTAATGCAgttccttttgcctttttcatgCTTTAAAAAGGTATATTCCTACACTGTATATTTATGGCAAAGCTCCCACAGCCTGGATGTTAGCTTGAGCCtttactcctttttttaaaaaagaaatgggaagaaaggGAGCAATCTCAGTTAAATgtgcaatttttctttaaaacagtaaACAATGCTTTTATGACATTGACACAAGCTGATATTCTAAATGTACATTTCTATAAAAGTTCACTAGTGGCTGACAATAAAATTAAGCAAAGTCATTTGAAACATTCCAgttaatgcttttttttcccctaggagAAATTATTTACAAGTAGAGAGAAATATAGGAGGTGGTAATCATGAAAAATGGCAGTTTTTGGTATTAGGTTACAATAAACAAACAATGGACAGTTTGCAGAATGCAGATTTTGTTTAAGTGCCACAAGCATGTTCTGCTTAAGAAGAGGTTGAGGCTTCAATTATGAGCTTGGTATTAATAGCCATCCATGTTCAACATTCATTCTGAACTTGGCCATCTTTTAAACATGTAGTATTCACCATCACCCTGACCTGACTCACTTCTCTAAATGTCTTTGGTAGAAAGCAGCCAGACCTTGATTAGGTAGATGAAGCCATCTCTTGTGAGACAGTCAGtcactttttctgtttctgcaCAAACTAGAAACACCTTCCTTCTTTCATTAGCACCTCAAAGTTTgcttgttaaatttttttatgcTGTTCCTCCAAGAGAGTTCAAGGCACTGGGAAATATAGCAGATGTTTTCTAAATGGTTTATACTTCAACAAGCAAAGAGCAAACCAATTTCCTTCAAATGTTTATCAAGTATACTCTACAGCTAAATTTTTGATTTCTTATACATATAGACCTTCTAAGGGCACAATTAAGAACTGAACACTTGTTTACTTTGAGGGAGACTAGTAAAGAGATAACAATAGTCTTCcattcaatttttaaaggaaaataaatcttaaTTCTGTACTACTTGCATCTCTCCATGGATCAAATCTCAACTTTGTGAGTGGGCAAACATTCCTATAGGGTCAGGAACAACTTGCTATATGTAAATAATGTGAAGTGTATAAAACAAAACTTCAAGTGCCAAAAGGTTCTTGCAACCGAAAACgatttttagaaataaacatCCTCTTAGAAATGTACAATTCCAAATTATTTAAAGGAAGTCATTAAACCTATAATCACATAGGATCATACAGTTTTAATTGGTTTAAACAAAATCTGTGAGGTTATCAGATTACGTAAGTTACAAATTGTTAGTTCTAAAGTTAACTACGTAAAACCTACATGAAACAGTTTGGTAATATAGAAACTAGGAAAAGAATTTGTTTAAAATCACCTTGTGTTTGTAACAAATTGCTTTTAACTTACGGGAAAAAGAGGGACAAGGGGTTCTGTTGGTGGCCTGATAGTCAAATCAATCCGACTATTACCTGAAGTTTTTTTTCAGGCTCCTTATAGCCTAACATCCTTGACATGAACTTATTAGCAGTTGTATTCTCCAGAATAGCAGCCTCTGAAACTCTTAACTGGATGCACAGCTCCTATTAACCTTGACCTCAGAGTTGTTAACCTATTGGAATTATTCTTCATGATCCCCCCAATTCTGTTTACCTTTTTGATCTCCTTAGACTGCTTTTAGTGGCAAGTAAACTTACATGGAGATGGGACTGCCGAGATAGTTCGCAGCCCTTCCTTAGCAGGCTATGCCGGCAGGGGGCAGGAGCACCTTGATGTCCGAGGACTGTGGGACAGTCTGTGGGACATTCCTCTGAGATGTTCTGATGAAAACTGTTTCCTGTAACTTCTGAAGAATCAGCAATCTTATCTTAAAGCCCCAGAAATAAAAAAACACCCAATTTACAGTGAAGTAGGTACCTGTAAACCTTAAGAGTAGTTACTTTTTCCAAGAGCAGAATTCTACAGCAGCTAAGGGAAAAATGTATTTGGGTAATAAAAGCCAAGCTTCAATATAGAATAATCTAACATAACTATGAACTTAATGTTTTAACAGAATAGGCTTTGCTGCCCTTCAGAGTTGTTGCCAAAACTTGAAGCATAGGTTGGATCCAATTTTGAAATTTTGTGGTACAAGTTAAGGATGTCACTAATTAGCAAGTCACTAGCTCTTAACAGGCACCTGTCTGCACTGCGCTCAACAGCAGGATACTATTCATTTTTCAGTACAGCCAAGCCAACTGACAAGACTTTCTTCCTTGACCTGGAGAAGCCTTGCTGGGTTAGAGGAGCTGAGCAGGAGGCAGTGGAAGAAGGCACAGTACCAGTGTCGTCCGGCAGTGTTTTTCTTGAACACACCAGGGAAGAGGAGAGCCTAGATAACAGGAGTCTCCAAACTGCATCCCAACAAaaatcccaattaaaaaaaaaaaaacaacccagggaGTAAAACACTGGAAGTATATTTAAAgtatcattttggtttttttgattcagttgtttcacataaagagggaaaaaaaaaagttaatagccTTCTTTGTCTCTGGAAAAATGTAAAGGGCAACAGACTGTTGTTAAATAGTCAGGAAGCCACTGACACAGTTCCTCTCCCTGGCTGTGTTCTCCTCGGTGTCCCTGGTGTTCTAAAGGGTATCTGCTCTTTCAGGAAAATGATACACTAGAAGCAGCATCGGTTCAGGATGGCTGCCGTCAGGAATGACACAAGCAAGAAGGCCCAGGAAATCCCCCGCTGAAAAAAAAGGTTGGATCTTACAGCTCAAATCAGGAGTGAAGGAAGACAGGAAACGTGATTTCTTCCCTCAGGGAGAGCTGTCCATCCTTACATAAAAGACCACCATCACAATAAAAAACCCTAGTGATGAATGTTTACACCATTGGATTCAGAGTCTTAAAAGTCCTCTATCTCACAAATAAGGGTGATCCTTAGAAGATAAAGCTGTGGGCAGAAGACTGGGGAATCACTTCATTCATGAGTCACAGTGGCGCCTGGCAGTGTTGCTCAAATGTACTCAAATCGCAGTGCATGCTTAAATGAACAACATAGGTGTGGTAAAGGTCACTTCATAACCATGAGAATATCAAGCACATAAAACCTGGTGAACTGAAAAAGATCTaaaaaagtatcttttaaagAAGTAGGGCTATAACAAATGCACACTGGTATATATTCTTATTGCTCTATAAACAGGAGTATACAATCACATCCTGGAGATGTGACAGTGGGGGGGGGTTCCACTTTCTCTGATGCAGTACTTTGTTGCAGAGTGAGAAATCCTGTGTACACAGCGCAGTCTTGCTAACTCTTGAATTATTTACCATCTCTGTCCCACTTAATGGACATCACTTTTTCCTTACAGACAGGGTCGAACACTTTGGCAGTTACACTGGTGATCCCTATTCACAACAGGCACAGATGTTCATTACAAGGTGTGCTGACTTATCACTGCTGGGGAGGTACTTTTTAATCTGTTTAAGAGCAGTTCTAACGTTGGCCTAACGGTCAATTTATCATCACAAATTGCTAAGTCAGTACACATTTCTCAAATACCAAGGAAAATTCAGAGGGGAAAATGAAACATCCAGAAGTACAGTGTGAAGCCTATGGAATCATAGTGTGTCGTTAGAGCAATGTTCCATGTTACACCAACCTGCATATGCATAGCATGTAATGTCACCTACTGTCCTTGGACTACAGACTCCATCAGAATACCTGGTCACTTGGACAAATCTCTACAACCGGGCTACAACAAGCAAGGACCCTATTGTGCTCCGGTCACTATGGATGAAATCGTCGAAACACTCATTTTCCCCCCTCCCTCTATGATAGTCCCAAACTTAAGTGAATTCTTTGTATGCCACATTACCAGCTACAAAAAACCTAATTAATGACAGCTGCACAGGGGccagttttctcttttctaatccATCCCTTCAAAgagcaatacaaaaaaaaaaaaaaaaagacgcatTTCAGAAGGTGATTTCGTTTTTCGTAATGATGCAACATAATGGACAAAGGATGTGAGTATCTTATATAGCAGCTGTCTATGGATATCTAATATCAACACCCACTCACAGCACACACTATAAGGAGGTAACTGGTGACCCAAAGACACACAGGGACAGAGCATTCTGAGGGTATCATGTTGGATAGTCTCTTACAATAAAGCAAGGATCGTGAAACCAAACTTGATGGAGCTTCATAAGCTCAAGGAAAGGATCCCAACAGTACAGAAAGAACTACAGGGTGCCAGCACTAGATTACCCACGTGACACAGGCAACGCGCTGACCTGGGGCAGCGCGCTCTAGATCCCGGGGGGGTTGCGACAGCAGCGCTGCAGCTCGAATGGCTTACACCACGTGGATACTGTTTTCTATGCACAACCACACACTGATAGTATCTGAAAATTTCCCCACACTGCACGATGACCCATTCTATGAAACTGATTCCTAATTAAAGTGCCCCTGTATGTAGAGAAATGAAGTGTCAAGCAGTTCTAACTTCAGccaactggggaaaaaaacacaaaagcccCATAGATACACCAAACATTCTGGTTGTCTTCTCAAACTGAGAAATAGCACATTATACATCTATCCTTAATATATAATACACAACATGCACAGAAAGGCCGCACATggacatttataaaatatcttctAAAGTCTGAAGTTTTTGGTCCAACCCAAATGATAGATAACAAAAATCATAAGGGACaagacatatatccccttccaTGCCGCTGCCACCTAAAATACACAAAACTCATTTCCAGATTAGGAGAAAGAATAAATAGAATCActttcagctatatatatacatatagatatatgtatacatatacatatacatacacacgctacctatctatatatgtatagctgtgtgtgtacccgcacatgtgtacacacacagagctgAACACTACCTGAATAACAACGACATACCAGGAGGCTCTGAACACCTGCATTCACAGATGATCAGGTGAGCTGATTGTAGAACTGATTACACattgcatgaaaataaaatcctaaGGTAGCTACCAATCTCTTGAGAGCTTGGTGTTCTGGTCTCTCTTGGGGGGAGCGGGAGGCGGTCCTCTCCGCAACGTTGCATAGCCTGATATATGACTGCCTCCGTAAGCGGCTTTCTGCTGCTCAGAAAGCAGTTCAGGGGGTGGCGGGGGCAATGCCATGTCATCCATGGTGGCTGTGGGTTCCGCTCTAGACACGCGGGAGGAGGAGAGCGAGCCGTGCCGGGTGATGGACTTGCGCTGCAGTGTCCTGTTGAGGTCAGCCAGGAAGCCAGGCTGGACACTAAGGCTGGATTTGGGCGAGGTGGGCACTTGCGGCACGACTGCGGCCGTGGCTGGCTGCTCCGAGATCTCGGCTTGAGTGAGGCGGGTGCTATCGTTCCGTTTGGGTCGTGTGGGCGGAGGGGCCTTCTTCACCGACGTTTTGGACCAGAGCTGCGGCTGCGGGTTAACAACGGCCACTTTTGGAGAGGTGCTTCCTGAGAACACTGCTGGGATGTCGATGGGGGGCAGAGGAAGCTCGGTTTCCGGCGGAGGGGGTGGGAAGTCAGAATCGGACGGAGGAGAAGGGAACTCCACCGCCGAGTCTTTGCCGCGCCCACTCAGCGCAGCCACCTTCGCGGACAGGCATCCTTGCTGGAGCACCCCGGGAAGGTTAACTCCGGAAAGATGGAGTTTTCCTGGCTTGGGGGGCGCTGCTGGAGGTGGTGGGGTCTCCTTGCCAGGAGACCCCGAGGGTTCGGCTGGCGATGCGAACTTGCTGATTAGACTGTCCACTGAGGGTTTCTTGGGCTCAGGGTGCTCTGCACAGCTGCTGGACTTAATGCTGGAGTTGCGCTGCGGGGTCGGGGGCGGTTTCTTTCCCCCGGGGCTGCAGGTTTTACTGCTCTTTTTGCCGGGAGAGCTGCTTTtgtcgggggtgggggcaggagccgCTGTGGGTGTGGCTGGCGGCGGTGGTGGCGGTGGCGGCGGTGGCTGCGGGGccggggtgggtggtggtggcggCGGAGGAGGAAACACCAGGCTGCtctctgggggaggaggggggaagtCCGGAGAAGGGACAGGGACGGAGCTGGGCTGCCACTTGGGCTTTGCTTTCACGGCAGGGGGGGACTGTGGGGCGAGGCTGACCGAGGCAGGCTTTAAGGGCGGCCCCTCGGcgggaggtggggctggaggtggggggaacTGGCTGGCTATCTGCTTCACCACGGAGGGCGCGGGGGACAGGGGCGAGGGGGGTGGTTTTACACTGAAGCTCTGCTGCTTGGGTAGCGTGGGCGGGGGCACCGGACCCGGAGGAACAGGGGGAGAGGGTGGAACGTGAGACACAGGAAGAACCGGCTGCTTTTTTACTGGGGGGACTGGCGGAGTAGGTGTGGGTGGCAACGACTGTGTCACTGCGGGTGGCACAGTCTTGGTGCTCGCTGGGGGGGGCAAGGTCACAAGGGGCTTGGggggggcctggggagggacGGGGGCAGGGacgggaggaggaggtgggggcgcTGGAGGAGCTGTCTGCGTACCATGTTGGATGTGATGAATCTTcagtggaggaggtgggggacTGAACTGCGGCAGGGACGGGGTGCAGGGGGCGGGCTTCAGCTGGGCCATAGCAGAGCcgggagtggggggcgggggcgggggtggcgggggaggcACCACTCCATTGGGGGGTACCAGAATCTGAGGCTTCACTGACAGTGAGGTCGAGGGCTGCATCCCTGATGCGGGGGGAGGCTTAAACAGGGCTCCCGAATGCTGAGAGGCGTTCTGCAGCCTGGTTATTGTGCTGTACTTGACAAACATTGTGGCTGCGGAGCCCGCAGACGGGGCGGACTGgctgggcaggggcgggggcgggggaggcggagggggcgggggaggcggagggggtgggggcgggggcgggaggggTGGTGAAGGCTGTGAGGCCGTGTAGGGGGTGACTAGCTTGGGCTGTGGGGATAAAGGGGGAATGAGTGAAGTGTAGGGTCGATTCACAGACTCCATTCTGGCCTAAAAGGAGTATAAAAGGGAGGTTGGGAGAGAGaaaacacaacaaagaaaacagttACAGAGGTTAAGATTTGACTGGTAAACTAAAAAGCAAGGAATCAGAGACATGCATGAAAGGGTGCCGCAGCTGGAGATGGTGAAGATGGACAATGGCAGGAAGGCTAAAGCCCCACTCCCCGGGTAACAAGGGCACGGAGAAGATCTGTTTACCTAACGGCCTTCTCGAATGCCTAAACTTGTTAACTACCTGGAGATAATTTCCTGTAGCACGTCTGTCTGGATGATGCCCTCTGCTTTCTGACCTGTGGTTTTCACACACCCTGCCCCGGGGTGGGCACCAGGGCCTCCGAGCAGGGGACCGCCCCCGGACCGTGGCAGAGGGAGGTGTGATGAccggagttcacctttcagtccAGGACTGCATCCACATCAAGCAGATGCCATAACTGGGTTTAGGAGAGCTGCTGGAGGGCCTCCTGAAGAATGAGGATGGCTTTTTGATGCTAGTGAGCGGTATGAGTATGAGAATGTTCAGCAGGCGTGCACAGTCACACAGCAATGAATGAGCTTGACACACACACTCGTGTTCGTGTGAGACACTTGCATCCAACATGCACAGAAGTCCAGCAATGCAGGTAAAGGGGGGGTATTCTTTACATTTGTTTTACtggaaaatacataaagaaatgctTCATAAACGTTACAGCTAAAGATCGTAAAAATACCATACAGAAAAAGCCAGAAGAAAATGAGAGGAAACTTTGGAAGGCTAAAGGAAATGTATCAAGACACAGGAGCTAGGGTTTGCCAACAACCTACTGACTGGCCCATCTGAGCACCTCTTGGCATGGCCCAAAGGACCACACCCGGTCATTTATTTTATAGAGCTACTCATGCAGGAATGTGGTTCAAGTGCTTCTGAAAGCAGAGGAAGGACTCTCGGCTTAGTGACTCTGGGTAT carries:
- the RAPH1 gene encoding ras-associated and pleckstrin homology domains-containing protein 1, which codes for MEQLSDEEIDHGAEEDSDKEDQDLDRMFGAWLGELDKLTQSLDSDKPTEPIKRSPLRQETNMANFSYRFSIYNLNEALNQGETVDLDALMADLCSIEQELSSIGAGNTKRQITETKATQKLPASRHTSKHGTLKGLSSSSNRITKPSHANYSLDDITAQLEQASLSMDEAAQQSVLEDTKPLVTNQHRRTASAGTVSDAEVRSISNSSRSSITSATSSMDSLDIDKVARPQELDLTHQGQPITEEEQAAKLKAEKIRVALEKIKEAQVKKLVIRVHMSDDSSKTMMVDERQTVRQVLDNLMDKSHCGYSLDWSLVETISELQMERIFEDHENLVENLLNWTRDSQNKLIFMERIEKYALFKNPQNYLLGKKETAEMADRNKEVLLEECFCGSSVTVPEIEGVLWLKDDGKKSWKKRYFLLRASGIYYVPKGKAKVSRDLVCFLQLDHVNVYYGQDYRNKYKAPTDYCLVLKHPQIQKKSQYIKYLCCDDMRTLHQWVNGIRIAKYGKQLYVNYQEALKRTEPAYDWTSLSSSSIKSGSSSSSIPESQSNHSNQSDSGVSDTQPAGHVRSQSMVSSIFSEAWKRGTQLEESSKARMESVNRPYTSLIPPLSPQPKLVTPYTASQPSPPLPPPPPPPPPPPPPPPPPPPPLPSQSAPSAGSAATMFVKYSTITRLQNASQHSGALFKPPPASGMQPSTSLSVKPQILVPPNGVVPPPPPPPPPPTPGSAMAQLKPAPCTPSLPQFSPPPPPLKIHHIQHGTQTAPPAPPPPPPVPAPVPPQAPPKPLVTLPPPASTKTVPPAVTQSLPPTPTPPVPPVKKQPVLPVSHVPPSPPVPPGPVPPPTLPKQQSFSVKPPPSPLSPAPSVVKQIASQFPPPPAPPPAEGPPLKPASVSLAPQSPPAVKAKPKWQPSSVPVPSPDFPPPPPESSLVFPPPPPPPPTPAPQPPPPPPPPPPATPTAAPAPTPDKSSSPGKKSSKTCSPGGKKPPPTPQRNSSIKSSSCAEHPEPKKPSVDSLISKFASPAEPSGSPGKETPPPPAAPPKPGKLHLSGVNLPGVLQQGCLSAKVAALSGRGKDSAVEFPSPPSDSDFPPPPPETELPLPPIDIPAVFSGSTSPKVAVVNPQPQLWSKTSVKKAPPPTRPKRNDSTRLTQAEISEQPATAAVVPQVPTSPKSSLSVQPGFLADLNRTLQRKSITRHGSLSSSRVSRAEPTATMDDMALPPPPPELLSEQQKAAYGGSHISGYATLRRGPPPAPPKRDQNTKLSRDW